In one window of Leptolyngbya sp. CCY15150 DNA:
- a CDS encoding N-acetylmuramoyl-L-alanine amidase — MGRIFISAGHGGTDNELLDPGVVVGDTTEAQEMIQIRDLVVAELRSRGFDVLAVPDDLGLVQSIDWINARGRFGDVAIEINADAYTNPEVRGASVYHIANNQERRRHAELVLFAMLRRLPGYVSRGARPDTTTAVGRLAFCRWVVLPSLLMQVGFLTNPEDLRVLQTQRNDVALGIADGLASWSRALTQGSTPDSSYPLIDIQLNGSPYGDRGILVNGNSYIPVALVDQLGIDLSSAPDVRRIQHHNIVYIKAIDLRDFNISVGWEKETRTVTLRSILTICPGALDRIMGHGNVRDMQLLMFLKANNENVVETFANLPKYYREEGSVEGVNYDIAFSQMCLETNFLQFGGEVLPEQYNFASLASANAEEVAATFPSQRVGVRAHIQHLKAYASQEPLVYEQVDPRFTFVTRGVAPLVDQLSGRWSADPGYGSKIMAILKRLYESADLL, encoded by the coding sequence ATGGGACGTATTTTTATCTCGGCCGGTCATGGGGGGACAGACAATGAACTGCTCGACCCAGGCGTTGTTGTAGGCGACACCACCGAAGCCCAAGAGATGATTCAAATTCGAGATCTGGTGGTTGCAGAGCTGCGATCGCGGGGTTTTGATGTGTTGGCGGTGCCTGATGACCTCGGTCTTGTGCAGTCGATTGACTGGATCAATGCCCGTGGACGCTTTGGTGATGTGGCGATCGAGATCAATGCCGATGCCTATACCAACCCGGAGGTGCGCGGGGCCAGCGTCTACCATATTGCCAACAACCAAGAGCGCCGTCGCCATGCCGAGCTGGTGCTGTTTGCCATGCTGCGCCGCTTGCCGGGCTATGTGAGTCGCGGAGCCCGCCCTGATACCACAACGGCTGTGGGGCGTTTGGCTTTTTGTCGATGGGTGGTCTTGCCCTCGTTGCTCATGCAGGTGGGGTTTCTCACCAATCCTGAGGATTTGCGCGTGTTGCAAACCCAGCGGAATGATGTGGCGCTGGGCATTGCTGATGGGCTGGCATCGTGGAGCCGCGCCCTCACCCAGGGCAGCACCCCTGATTCTAGCTATCCGCTCATTGATATTCAGCTCAACGGCTCACCCTACGGCGATCGCGGTATTTTGGTCAACGGTAATTCCTATATCCCGGTGGCGTTGGTGGATCAACTGGGAATTGACCTGTCGTCTGCTCCCGATGTGCGCCGGATCCAGCATCACAACATTGTGTATATCAAGGCGATTGACCTGCGGGATTTCAACATTTCTGTGGGCTGGGAGAAAGAAACACGCACCGTGACCCTACGCTCGATTCTCACCATCTGCCCCGGTGCCTTAGATCGGATCATGGGCCATGGCAATGTCCGAGACATGCAGTTGCTGATGTTTCTGAAAGCCAACAATGAAAATGTGGTAGAAACCTTTGCCAACCTGCCCAAATACTACCGAGAAGAGGGCAGCGTGGAGGGCGTCAACTACGACATCGCCTTTTCCCAAATGTGTCTGGAGACCAACTTTTTGCAGTTTGGCGGCGAGGTGTTGCCAGAGCAATATAATTTTGCCAGTCTGGCCAGCGCTAATGCTGAAGAGGTGGCGGCAACGTTTCCTAGCCAACGGGTGGGGGTGCGGGCCCATATTCAACACCTCAAGGCCTATGCCAGTCAGGAACCCTTGGTGTATGAACAGGTTGATCCCCGGTTTACCTTTGTCACTCGGGGGGTCGCTCCGCTGGTGGATCAGTTAAGTGGACGATGGTCGGCGGATCCAGGCTATGGCAGCAAAATCATGGCAATTTTGAAGCGTCTCTATGAGTCAGCCGATCTACTTTGA
- a CDS encoding YbaB/EbfC family nucleoid-associated protein: MTQGQGFGGGFGLGKMKELADAFKKAQQVQEGARRLQQELEELEIEGTSAGGQVKVFLSGNQEPRRVEVTSEAINEGAEMLSDLVLAAMKDAYEKSTTTMRERMEELTGGLNLPGM; this comes from the coding sequence ATGACGCAAGGACAGGGATTTGGCGGCGGCTTTGGTCTTGGCAAAATGAAAGAGCTTGCCGATGCGTTCAAAAAAGCCCAACAGGTGCAAGAAGGCGCTCGACGGCTGCAGCAAGAGCTAGAAGAGCTAGAAATTGAAGGAACCTCGGCAGGCGGGCAAGTCAAAGTCTTCCTCAGCGGTAACCAAGAACCTCGTCGGGTTGAAGTGACGTCTGAAGCCATCAATGAAGGTGCAGAGATGCTCTCGGACCTCGTCTTGGCGGCGATGAAAGATGCCTATGAGAAATCCACCACCACCATGCGCGAGCGGATGGAAGAACTCACCGGCGGCTTAAACCTGCCCGGAATGTAA
- the murB gene encoding UDP-N-acetylmuramate dehydrogenase: MTLSQEPPVRHQASQLTRAVVPLGEGGSPSRFTPIGAQRDPIPLDGYDCLIKQRVPLSGLTSFRVGGPAEFYVTPRTMDELYASFDWGDRQSVPITLLGAGSNLLVSDQGVPGLVISTRYLRSIQFYDDGRVTAEAGVPMAKLAWQAAHRGLQGLEWAVGIPGSLGGSVVMNAGAHGLTMEDILVSVLVLSPDHSLNQLAPSALGYAYRTSNLQGDRRLVTQATLQLKPGADAQFVLEQTSEHLERRRTTQPYHLPSCGSVFRNPQPYSAGWLIEQAGLKGYQIGGAQVAERHANFILNCGGASASDILRLIHHVQETVYHQWSMTLEPEVRLLGEFQAV; the protein is encoded by the coding sequence ATGACACTATCTCAAGAACCTCCCGTTCGGCACCAGGCATCCCAGCTTACGCGTGCGGTTGTGCCGTTGGGGGAGGGTGGTTCTCCGTCAAGGTTTACACCAATTGGAGCACAGCGCGATCCGATTCCGCTAGACGGTTACGACTGCCTCATCAAACAACGGGTTCCATTATCTGGGTTGACCTCCTTTCGAGTGGGCGGCCCCGCTGAATTTTATGTCACGCCACGCACCATGGATGAGCTATACGCTAGCTTCGATTGGGGCGATCGCCAATCGGTTCCCATTACCTTGCTGGGAGCAGGATCTAACCTCTTGGTCAGCGATCAGGGCGTACCAGGGCTCGTCATTTCCACTCGATACCTGCGCAGCATTCAATTTTATGACGACGGGCGAGTTACGGCGGAAGCTGGCGTACCGATGGCTAAACTGGCTTGGCAGGCCGCCCATCGAGGCTTACAAGGGCTAGAGTGGGCCGTTGGCATTCCCGGCAGCTTGGGAGGATCGGTGGTCATGAATGCTGGAGCCCATGGGCTAACCATGGAAGATATCCTGGTGTCTGTCTTGGTGCTGTCGCCCGACCATAGCCTCAACCAGCTTGCTCCATCGGCCTTGGGCTATGCCTATCGCACCTCCAACCTCCAGGGCGATCGCCGCTTAGTCACCCAAGCCACTCTGCAGCTCAAGCCTGGAGCCGATGCCCAGTTTGTCCTAGAGCAAACCTCCGAGCACCTAGAGCGTCGGCGCACCACCCAGCCCTACCACCTGCCTAGCTGTGGCAGCGTCTTTCGTAATCCCCAGCCTTACAGCGCTGGCTGGCTCATTGAACAAGCGGGGCTGAAGGGCTACCAAATTGGCGGGGCCCAAGTGGCCGAGCGCCATGCCAATTTTATTTTGAACTGTGGTGGTGCTAGCGCCAGCGACATTCTCCGCTTAATTCATCATGTCCAAGAGACGGTTTACCATCAATGGTCTATGACCCTAGAGCCCGAAGTCAGACTGCTGGGCGAGTTCCAGGCCGTCTAA
- the murC gene encoding UDP-N-acetylmuramate--L-alanine ligase: MLNSVDFSGRPFHFIGIGGIGMSALAYILAKRNLPVSGSDLRLSHITQRLQEEGAHIFWSQDATNLHYYCPEAERSRLANTSLDREGTVTTAVPSSLAEHYLPQVVCSTAISTANAEYQAALDLGCPVFHRSDILAALTDEYHSILVAGTHGKTTTSSMLGYLLLNAQLDPTIVVGGEVKAWGGNARSGRGKYLVAEADESDGSLVKLRGHIGIVTNIELDHPDHYTTLDEVISIFQQFASQCQTLVACIDSEAVERSLQPDITYSLNPDKQADYTVTDVVYSSEGTAADVWERGERLGRLTLSILGTHNLSNALATVAASRYLGVSFEDIADSLLTFEGARRRFEHRGDAYGITFIDDYAHHPSEIEATLAAARLRAEMPSGDRRRVVAVFQAHRYSRTETFMEEFSRSFGNADLVVSTDIYSAGESNLGRVTGRALAEAIASQHSHVQYQPTLNDVVHYLETHLVPGDLVLFLGAGNLNQVIPDLVRFYEDYVEPAQAAL; this comes from the coding sequence ATGCTGAATTCCGTTGATTTCAGCGGGAGGCCGTTTCATTTCATCGGTATCGGTGGAATTGGAATGTCGGCCCTCGCCTACATCTTGGCCAAACGAAACTTACCAGTCTCCGGTTCTGATCTTCGATTGAGTCATATCACTCAGCGGCTCCAGGAAGAAGGTGCCCATATCTTTTGGAGCCAAGACGCAACGAATCTGCATTACTATTGCCCGGAAGCAGAGCGATCGCGTCTAGCCAACACAAGTTTGGATCGTGAAGGGACGGTAACGACTGCCGTCCCATCGTCCCTAGCTGAGCATTACCTGCCCCAAGTTGTCTGTTCGACAGCCATCAGCACAGCCAATGCCGAATATCAAGCTGCCCTTGATTTGGGCTGTCCTGTGTTCCATCGTTCAGACATTTTGGCAGCTTTAACCGATGAATATCACAGCATCCTGGTGGCTGGCACCCACGGCAAAACCACAACGAGCAGTATGCTCGGATATCTTTTGCTGAATGCCCAGCTCGATCCCACAATTGTGGTGGGAGGTGAAGTGAAAGCATGGGGTGGTAATGCTCGCTCTGGCCGGGGTAAGTATTTGGTCGCAGAGGCGGATGAGTCGGATGGCTCCCTCGTTAAGCTGCGGGGTCACATTGGCATCGTGACCAATATTGAGCTAGATCACCCTGATCATTACACCACATTAGATGAGGTGATTAGCATCTTTCAGCAGTTTGCCAGTCAGTGCCAGACCTTGGTCGCTTGCATTGACTCTGAAGCCGTAGAGCGATCGCTCCAACCTGACATCACCTACAGTCTAAATCCTGATAAACAGGCTGACTACACCGTCACAGACGTGGTCTATAGCTCAGAGGGCACCGCCGCCGATGTTTGGGAGCGCGGAGAACGTCTTGGTCGTCTCACCCTGTCGATTTTAGGAACCCATAACCTCAGCAATGCTCTAGCAACGGTTGCCGCTAGCCGATATTTGGGCGTCTCGTTTGAAGACATTGCCGATAGTCTACTAACGTTTGAAGGAGCCCGACGGCGCTTCGAACATCGAGGCGACGCCTATGGCATTACCTTTATCGATGACTATGCCCATCATCCCAGTGAAATTGAAGCCACGCTAGCCGCAGCGCGCCTGCGGGCCGAGATGCCTTCCGGCGATCGCCGTCGAGTTGTAGCGGTATTTCAAGCCCATCGCTATAGCCGCACAGAAACCTTTATGGAAGAGTTTTCTCGCTCCTTTGGGAATGCTGATCTAGTGGTGTCTACCGACATCTACAGCGCAGGGGAGTCTAATCTAGGTCGCGTTACGGGACGGGCCTTGGCAGAGGCGATCGCCAGCCAGCATTCCCATGTTCAGTATCAGCCGACACTGAACGATGTCGTGCACTATCTAGAAACTCATTTAGTTCCTGGCGATCTAGTTTTATTTTTAGGCGCTGGTAACTTAAACCAGGTCATCCCAGATTTGGTTCGTTTTTATGAAGACTACGTTGAACCAGCCCAAGCAGCCCTGTAG
- the nadD gene encoding nicotinate (nicotinamide) nucleotide adenylyltransferase, with protein MVAPSSLCPQRLALLGGAFNPPHWGHLHLAQAAYDQGQLDQVLWVPSYSPPHKSDPALPSWQQRMQLVDLAIAPYPQFHLWQPPHLPPPRYGVDLLHTLQQQYAPQTHWVWIVGADTFQTLPRWYRVLEVAPKCDWLVAPRLGDLSGEPSGEPFGDDVAGHSQQHCQQVGEQVAHALRDQGVDLTWRCLNMPVIPMSSTDIRQRCRDRQPIDHLVPEAIATYLNDHPLYG; from the coding sequence GTGGTTGCTCCCTCGTCTCTCTGCCCTCAACGGCTGGCGCTTTTGGGCGGCGCATTTAACCCACCCCACTGGGGACATCTCCATTTGGCACAGGCGGCCTACGACCAAGGGCAGTTAGATCAGGTGTTGTGGGTGCCAAGCTACAGTCCTCCCCATAAGTCTGACCCAGCCCTACCGAGCTGGCAGCAGCGGATGCAGTTAGTAGACTTGGCGATCGCCCCCTATCCTCAGTTTCATCTCTGGCAACCCCCGCACCTGCCGCCACCCCGCTATGGAGTCGATCTGTTGCACACCCTCCAGCAGCAGTATGCGCCCCAAACCCATTGGGTTTGGATTGTAGGAGCCGACACCTTTCAAACCCTGCCCCGTTGGTATCGCGTGCTTGAGGTTGCTCCCAAGTGTGACTGGTTGGTGGCACCTCGTCTTGGGGATCTGTCTGGGGAGCCATCTGGGGAGCCGTTTGGGGATGATGTCGCTGGGCATTCTCAGCAGCATTGTCAGCAGGTGGGAGAGCAGGTTGCCCATGCCTTGCGCGATCAGGGGGTGGATCTCACCTGGCGCTGCCTCAACATGCCGGTGATACCCATGTCCTCCACCGATATTCGTCAACGATGTCGCGATCGCCAGCCGATTGATCACTTAGTTCCAGAGGCGATCGCCACCTATTTGAACGATCACCCGCTCTATGGCTAG
- a CDS encoding type I glyceraldehyde-3-phosphate dehydrogenase, whose protein sequence is MIRVAINGFGRIGRNFLRCWLTRSDSQLDVVAINDTSDPKTNAHLLKYDSMLGKLDADIEAAENAIIVNGKTIKCVSDRNPLNLPWKDWGIDLIIESTGVFVSEEGASKHIEAGAKKVLITAPGKGGNIGTFVMGVNHDQYKHSDYNVLSNASCTTNCLAPVVKVIHEQFGIIKGTMTTTHSYTGDQRILDASHRDLRRARAAAVNIVPTSTGAAKAVALVLPDLKGKLNGIAMRVPTPNVSVVDLVAQVETSTIAEQVNQALKEASETTLKGVLDYTDLPLVSSDYRKTDASSIIDGQLTMVMGGDMVKVIAWYDNEWGYSQRVVDLAEVVAQRWE, encoded by the coding sequence GTGATTAGAGTAGCGATTAACGGTTTTGGACGCATCGGACGTAACTTTTTGCGGTGTTGGCTGACGCGTAGCGATAGTCAGCTTGATGTGGTTGCTATTAACGATACATCTGATCCAAAAACCAACGCCCATCTTCTTAAGTATGACTCTATGCTGGGCAAGCTGGATGCAGATATTGAAGCTGCTGAAAACGCCATCATTGTTAACGGCAAAACGATTAAATGCGTCTCCGATCGCAACCCTCTTAACCTCCCTTGGAAAGATTGGGGCATTGACCTAATTATTGAATCGACAGGGGTGTTTGTCTCTGAAGAAGGTGCGTCTAAGCATATCGAAGCCGGTGCCAAAAAAGTCTTGATTACCGCTCCGGGCAAAGGTGGCAACATTGGTACCTTTGTGATGGGTGTGAACCACGACCAGTACAAGCACAGTGACTACAATGTGCTGAGCAACGCAAGCTGCACCACCAACTGCCTAGCACCTGTGGTCAAGGTCATTCATGAGCAGTTTGGCATCATCAAAGGCACCATGACCACCACCCACAGCTACACGGGTGACCAACGCATCCTAGACGCCAGCCACCGCGACCTGCGTCGGGCTCGGGCTGCTGCCGTCAACATCGTTCCCACATCCACCGGTGCCGCCAAGGCCGTTGCTTTGGTTCTCCCTGACCTGAAGGGCAAGCTCAACGGTATCGCCATGCGGGTGCCAACCCCCAACGTCTCCGTGGTGGACTTGGTGGCTCAAGTGGAAACCAGCACCATTGCAGAACAGGTGAACCAAGCGCTGAAAGAAGCGTCTGAAACCACCCTTAAAGGTGTTCTAGACTACACTGACCTGCCCCTAGTCTCCTCGGACTACCGCAAGACGGATGCTTCCTCCATCATTGACGGTCAGCTCACCATGGTGATGGGCGGCGACATGGTGAAAGTGATTGCTTGGTATGACAACGAATGGGGCTACAGCCAACGGGTGGTTGACCTCGCTGAAGTGGTGGCTCAACGCTGGGAATAA
- a CDS encoding response regulator transcription factor: MGSPKILVVDDDPSIRTLIHRFLSKQNYQMESAEDGKTAMAIFEQFNPDLVILDVNLPDATGYTLCQDMQNRTGVFVLMLTSRSDEADKIRGFSQGADDYLTKPFSLGELEVRVGAILKRQRPVTTAEQQRLKFNNLMIDPVRREVLLEGSLVALTALEFDLLHFLASNPGRVWRRAELIQKVWDYEYVGDQRVVDVHIGQIRKKIEIDTTQPALIQTVRGVGYKFEAPEMVSGS, encoded by the coding sequence ATGGGCTCACCCAAAATTCTTGTTGTTGATGACGATCCGTCCATCCGCACCCTCATCCATCGCTTCCTTTCCAAGCAGAACTACCAGATGGAATCTGCGGAAGATGGCAAAACGGCGATGGCCATTTTTGAGCAATTCAATCCTGACTTAGTCATTTTGGATGTGAATCTGCCCGATGCAACGGGCTACACCCTTTGCCAAGACATGCAAAATCGCACGGGTGTTTTTGTGTTGATGCTCACCAGTCGCTCCGACGAAGCTGACAAAATCCGCGGATTTTCCCAAGGGGCAGATGATTACCTCACCAAACCCTTCAGTTTGGGAGAATTAGAGGTACGGGTTGGAGCCATCTTAAAGCGCCAACGCCCGGTCACCACGGCGGAACAACAGCGCCTCAAGTTCAACAATCTCATGATTGATCCCGTGCGCCGAGAGGTGTTGCTGGAGGGCAGTTTGGTAGCGCTGACTGCCTTAGAGTTTGACCTGCTGCACTTTTTAGCCAGCAATCCTGGACGGGTGTGGCGACGGGCAGAGCTGATTCAAAAAGTGTGGGACTACGAGTATGTGGGCGATCAGCGGGTCGTGGATGTCCATATCGGGCAAATCCGCAAAAAGATTGAAATCGACACGACTCAGCCAGCTCTGATTCAAACGGTGCGGGGGGTTGGCTATAAGTTTGAGGCTCCGGAGATGGTCTCGGGGAGCTAG